The Pseudodesulfovibrio sp. JC047 genome includes the window CTTACACGACAACATCACGTCGTTGACGCTCAACGGTCTGCCGGTTAACAGTCCGCTGATCGAGCACCGGGAAGAAGGTGCCCCCTCTCCTGTCGCCGAAATGGAAGAATGGCTCAAAGGGCTTTCGCTCACTGAGCTGATCGCCCTCACCGACCAATTAGACGACGAGGATTACGCATTTCTTCAAGAAGGTGTGGACGTTAACATGCGGTTGGCTGAACAAGGCTTGAAATACGGTCTTGGTCTGGGTGTCGGCAAAACACTCGAACGCCTCGTCCGTCAGGGGCTTATCAAAAAAGACATGATGTTGGCAGCCCGAATTCTCGCGTCAGCGGCGGCTGATGCGCGCATGTCCGGGGTCTCGCTCCCCGCCATGAGTTCCGCAGGGTCCGGCAATCATGGACTGACCGCCATCCTGCCCATCTGGGCCATCAAGGACTATGTGGATGACGTCGAGACCAAGTCCGTCCTGGAAGCCATCGCCCTCTCTCACATCATCACGGCCTACGTCAAAGCGCATACTGGCAGGCTCTCTGCCATCTGCGGCTGTTCCGTGGCAGCCGGGGCCGGAGCGACCGCCGGTATCACCTTTCTGCTCGGCGGTGACGCCACGCACATTGCCGGGGCCATCAAGAATCTCATGGAAGATCTGGCCGGTATCATTTGCGACGGTGCCAAGACCGGGTGTGCGCTCAAGCTCGCCACGGCTGCGGGCACAGCGGTTCAGGCAGCACTGTTCGCGCTTCAAGGTGTCAACGTCCATCACACCGACGGCATCATCGGTCAATCCCCGGAAGAAACCATGCGCAACGTCGGCACGCTGGCTGTGGACGGCATGATTCAAACAGACAAGACCATTCTGAACATCATGTTGGAAAAACAGTTCAACGAAGTTTGATCCGATCTTCGGTCGTTTTTTGCCGCCGGCGGTCCCTCGCCGGGAGGGCGTCTTCGACGACCAGAGAATCTTTTGAAAAAGTTTCTCTGGACGCTCCAAAACTTTTTGGGTCGCTTCGCGAAAGGGAAGGATGAAGCCCTATTACAGAAAAAAAAGGCAGGACCGTTAATAATAGGCCAAGTCCTGTGGTGGTGTTTTTTCGATAAAAAACGTTTCGATGCGAGATTTGTCATCTCGAGATATTTTAAGGTCAGACACTTGAAGGATGGATGCGGAGCCACCATAGGTTTTGACGGCACGGTCGATAAAATCAGCATCCACAAACGCACCCTGAATGGTAAAACTCTTTCCTCCCCAGGACACGGTCAACGGCAAATTCGGATCGCGTTCTGGTGCCTTGGTCAGCAAATTTCCGGTCTTGACCAACGCTTCACGGACCTGATCCGGAAAAACACCCCCCAGCCGTCCCAAAGTTTCGAGAAAGGCAGGCATGACAGCAAGATAATAATGTGGATCGATTTTGCAGACCACAGATTTCCCGGGCAGATTCAACAGCCACGGTTCATCGGCGAATCCCCGCCCCAAGGTCTGTTGCAGTCGCTCAACAATGACGGTGTACTCTTTCAACGGCATGGTCGCTCCCGGTGTTCACCCTCACATAAAAAAAACGCCCCGGCGTAATCGAGGCGTTCATGAAAACTAATCGAGTCGCTTCTGAAAACGTTGGAGATATCGTGCGTTCAACACTTCATCCATTGTGTTGATAATCGCTTCAACCGTCTGATCATTCCCAATTTGCTTGTGCAACTTGGCCAGCTTCTCGGGAATAATCCGCTCACAAAATTCGCTCCGCCCATAAGTATTGAAATTGACGTGTATCTCTTCATTCACGGCGTAACACGTCACGACCTTGGCACCATAAAAATTCTTGTATGCGGCTTCAAAATCACCGGCCTTTTCAGCGCATTGTCCCTTCAAAAAATAGGCATATGCCAAGTCCATCAATTGTTCAGGATCGGCAATTGTCGCATCCAGATATGGTTGCGCCCCCGCACAATCCCCCTGCTTCACCAGTGCATACCCGTCATCAAGTTCATTTTTCTGCGCCCCACATGCGGCAACCATGAACAGCATGGACACCATCGCCACTGCAAACATGACTTTTTTCATTTCACTTATCCTCACGGTCTTGGATTCGTCTCATCAATACACTATCTAGCGTATCGTGACTGTAAAGTCCAGATACCTATATGGAAATGACCAGTGGAACCACAACAGGATCGCGTCCCAATACCTTGCGGAAAAATCGGCGAAGAGCGGAACGAATACGTTCCTTGAGTTTGGTCGTGTCACCCGGCTGAATGTTTTCATGAACATCAAAAATGATGCATTTCGCATCTTCCAGAAGGTGCATATACTGCTGTTCGAACACAAAGCCCTTACTCATGATATCCGGTCCCATGGAAATTTCGCCAGTGGCTTCGTCCACCACCATGACCACGATAACCATGCCTTCACCAGCCAGCAGTTGCCGTTCCTTGAGCACACTCTGTCCCACGTCACCAACGCCCTTGCCATCGACCAAAATCTTTTCAGCCGAGAAACGGGGAGCAAGGACCAGAGATCCCTCTTCGTCAAATGTTATGGGTTGCCCATTTTCCACGACCAGGGATTTTTCAGCCTCCACCCCACATTCCACGGCCAAACGACGGTGTTTGACCAAATGCCGATATTCACCATGTACCGGGACAAAATATTCCGGCCGCACGGTTTCCAGCATGAGCGTCAACTCCCCGGCATGAGCATGGCCGGAGGCATGAATACCGTACATCTTTTCATAAAGGACTTCGGCCCCCAATCGATACAAATTGTTGATAACCCGATTGATCGCCTTGACATTGCCCGGAATGAAACGGGATGAAAGAATGACCAGGTCATCCGGCTTGACCGTCAGTTGTCGATGCTCACCCATGGCCATCCGAGACAATGCGGCCAACGGCTCTCCCTGTGAACCAGTTACCAAAAGCACCAATTCGGAATCGCCATACTCATCCAGGCAATCCAAATCGATCAGTATACCTTTCGGGAGTTTGAGGTGTCCCTGATCCAATGCCAGCTCAATATTCCGGTGCAAAGATTTGCCCGAGATGCCCACCTTTCGGCCTTCGGCATCCGCCAAATCAAAAACTTCCTGTATCCGCTGAATATGGCTGGAAAAAAGAGAAACAAGAATACGGCCTTTGGCCTTGGAAAAAATTTCACGCAACGACACCTTGATTTCACGCTCGGTCAAGGCAAAACCTTCGGTCTCCACATTGGTAGAATCCGACAACATGAGCAGCACGCCATCCTTGGAAAAATCCCGGAATGCGGCCAAATCCGTGGCGTGTCCACCGAGTGGATTTCGATCGATCTTGAAATCTCCGGTATGGACAATACGTCCGGCCGGGGTCTCGATTCCCAAACCAAAGCCTTCGATAATTGAATGACATACCGGAATGAAATTGAACCTAAAATCGCCCAAAAGCACCCGGTCATACGGTCTGACAGGACGCAGATCGGCCCAACGGTCCAAATCATGTTCCTTGAGTTTATTCTCAACCAGGCCGAGAGTAAATTCAGATCCATAGACAGGCACATCCACATTTTGCAACAACCAGGGTAAAGCCCCGATGTGGTCTTCGTGCCCATGGGTCAGGACAATGCCGTGTAACATGCGTTTGTTCTTGAGCACGTAATCAAAACAGGGAATGACCACGTCCACACCGAAATGGTAATCTTCAGGAAACATAAGACCACAATCCACCATAACCATGGAAGAATGCGTCTTGTACAACATGCAATTCATGCCGATTTCGCCAAGGCCCCCGAGGGGCAAGAGGCTCAGTGTCGGTTCTGTCGAGTCTCCCATCATTTATCCTTGTGCCAGCAGTTCCTTGTAGGCCGAACGCATCAT containing:
- a CDS encoding L-serine ammonia-lyase, iron-sulfur-dependent, subunit alpha; translation: MQFTVKDVLSIQVAPALGCTEPVAIALGAASAMSLLPSPTFDTLEVAVDPNVYKNGLAVSIPGAKGLSGLDMAAALGATGGDPALRLEVLQPINDTFVAAAQKAIADGKVTITLLKDQHGLLIRSRATSGTDIAESVIEDLHDNITSLTLNGLPVNSPLIEHREEGAPSPVAEMEEWLKGLSLTELIALTDQLDDEDYAFLQEGVDVNMRLAEQGLKYGLGLGVGKTLERLVRQGLIKKDMMLAARILASAAADARMSGVSLPAMSSAGSGNHGLTAILPIWAIKDYVDDVETKSVLEAIALSHIITAYVKAHTGRLSAICGCSVAAGAGATAGITFLLGGDATHIAGAIKNLMEDLAGIICDGAKTGCALKLATAAGTAVQAALFALQGVNVHHTDGIIGQSPEETMRNVGTLAVDGMIQTDKTILNIMLEKQFNEV
- a CDS encoding ribonuclease J, which encodes MGDSTEPTLSLLPLGGLGEIGMNCMLYKTHSSMVMVDCGLMFPEDYHFGVDVVIPCFDYVLKNKRMLHGIVLTHGHEDHIGALPWLLQNVDVPVYGSEFTLGLVENKLKEHDLDRWADLRPVRPYDRVLLGDFRFNFIPVCHSIIEGFGLGIETPAGRIVHTGDFKIDRNPLGGHATDLAAFRDFSKDGVLLMLSDSTNVETEGFALTEREIKVSLREIFSKAKGRILVSLFSSHIQRIQEVFDLADAEGRKVGISGKSLHRNIELALDQGHLKLPKGILIDLDCLDEYGDSELVLLVTGSQGEPLAALSRMAMGEHRQLTVKPDDLVILSSRFIPGNVKAINRVINNLYRLGAEVLYEKMYGIHASGHAHAGELTLMLETVRPEYFVPVHGEYRHLVKHRRLAVECGVEAEKSLVVENGQPITFDEEGSLVLAPRFSAEKILVDGKGVGDVGQSVLKERQLLAGEGMVIVVMVVDEATGEISMGPDIMSKGFVFEQQYMHLLEDAKCIIFDVHENIQPGDTTKLKERIRSALRRFFRKVLGRDPVVVPLVISI
- a CDS encoding tetratricopeptide repeat protein → MKKVMFAVAMVSMLFMVAACGAQKNELDDGYALVKQGDCAGAQPYLDATIADPEQLMDLAYAYFLKGQCAEKAGDFEAAYKNFYGAKVVTCYAVNEEIHVNFNTYGRSEFCERIIPEKLAKLHKQIGNDQTVEAIINTMDEVLNARYLQRFQKRLD